One genomic segment of Buchnera aphidicola (Chaitoregma tattakana) includes these proteins:
- the rpsN gene encoding 30S ribosomal protein S14: protein MAKESIKAREFKRKKLSKKFFNLRKKLKKIIFDVNTSDRDKLKTIFKLQKLPRDSSVCRIRNRCYITGRPHAYLRKFGLSRIKFREVAMKGEIPGLKKSSW from the coding sequence ATGGCTAAAGAATCAATAAAAGCTAGAGAGTTTAAAAGAAAAAAACTTAGTAAAAAATTTTTTAATCTAAGAAAGAAGTTGAAAAAGATTATTTTTGATGTAAATACTTCTGATAGAGACAAATTGAAAACAATATTTAAATTACAGAAACTTCCTAGAGATTCTAGTGTATGTAGAATAAGGAATAGATGTTATATTACAGGTAGACCTCATGCATATTTAAGAAAGTTTGGTTTAAGTAGAATTAAGTTTAGAGAGGTAGCTATGAAAGGAGAAATACCAGGATTGAAAAAATCGAGTTGGTAA
- the rplE gene encoding 50S ribosomal protein L5 produces MLDLRNVYKNKITNYLMKKLNFTSVMQVPKVVKITLNIGDGDCNGNKKNLNNIVSDITMISGQKPIVTNAKKSISGFKIRQGYPVGCKVTLRKNRMWDFINRFIYIVVPRIRDFRGFNKKSFDGMGNYSIGIKEQIIFPEINYEKVDKTRGLNITITTNTNIDLYSLELLKSLSFPFKK; encoded by the coding sequence GTGTTAGATCTTAGAAATGTTTATAAGAATAAGATAACAAATTATCTAATGAAAAAGTTAAATTTTACATCTGTCATGCAAGTTCCTAAAGTTGTAAAAATTACTTTAAATATTGGAGATGGGGATTGTAATGGTAATAAAAAAAATTTAAATAATATAGTTTCCGATATTACTATGATTTCAGGACAAAAACCTATTGTTACTAATGCTAAAAAATCTATATCTGGATTTAAAATAAGACAAGGATATCCAGTAGGATGTAAGGTCACATTACGTAAGAATAGGATGTGGGATTTTATAAATAGATTTATATATATTGTTGTACCTAGAATAAGAGATTTTAGAGGATTTAATAAAAAGTCATTTGATGGAATGGGAAACTATAGCATAGGTATTAAGGAACAAATTATTTTTCCAGAAATAAATTACGAAAAAGTAGATAAAACTAGAGGTTTAAATATTACCATTACAACTAATACAAATATAGATTTATATTCTTTAGAGTTGTTAAAGTCTTTAAGTTTTCCATTTAAGAAATAG
- the rplX gene encoding 50S ribosomal protein L24, which produces MSKKIRKNDNVIVITGKYKGKKGIVKKFLSSNKVIVSGINIIKKHQKSIPEKNVMGGIVKKESYIQVSNLKIFNHITGKPDRVGFKFLDGKKVRFFKSNNKIIKKNKLL; this is translated from the coding sequence ATGTCAAAAAAAATTAGAAAAAATGATAATGTAATTGTTATTACAGGAAAATATAAAGGTAAAAAAGGCATAGTAAAAAAATTTCTTTCTTCAAATAAAGTTATTGTTAGTGGAATAAATATTATTAAAAAACACCAAAAATCTATACCAGAAAAGAACGTAATGGGAGGAATAGTTAAGAAAGAATCTTATATTCAAGTATCTAACTTAAAAATTTTTAATCATATCACAGGCAAGCCAGACAGAGTAGGATTTAAATTTTTAGATGGTAAAAAAGTTAGATTTTTTAAATCTAATAATAAGATTATAAAAAAAAATAAATTATTATAA
- the rplN gene encoding 50S ribosomal protein L14, with the protein MIQEQTILSVSDNSGAKLAMCIKVLGGSKKRYANIGDIIKVAIQEASSHGKVKKGEVLKAVVIRTKKGISRLDGSYIRFDKNSCVLLNNTGETLVGSRIFGPVTRELRTDKFMKIISLAPEVL; encoded by the coding sequence ATGATTCAAGAACAAACAATTTTAAGTGTTTCAGACAACTCAGGTGCTAAACTGGCCATGTGTATTAAAGTATTAGGAGGCTCTAAAAAAAGATATGCAAATATTGGAGACATAATTAAAGTTGCCATACAAGAAGCTTCTTCACATGGCAAAGTTAAGAAGGGCGAAGTTTTAAAAGCAGTTGTAATTAGAACTAAAAAAGGTATATCTAGATTAGATGGCTCATATATTAGATTTGACAAAAATTCTTGTGTATTATTAAACAATACAGGTGAAACCCTTGTAGGAAGTAGAATTTTTGGGCCAGTGACTAGAGAATTAAGAACAGATAAATTTATGAAAATTATATCTTTAGCTCCTGAAGTACTTTAG
- the rpsQ gene encoding 30S ribosomal protein S17: MTKNIKVLKGLVISNKMDKTCTILIERFVKHKVYGKFIKRNIKFKVHDEHNVCKLGDVIEISECKPISKTKFWKFVKLVRK, encoded by the coding sequence GTGACTAAAAACATTAAAGTATTAAAGGGTCTAGTTATTAGTAATAAAATGGATAAAACATGTACTATTTTAATAGAGCGTTTTGTCAAACACAAGGTTTATGGTAAGTTTATTAAAAGAAACATAAAGTTTAAAGTACATGATGAACATAATGTATGTAAATTAGGTGATGTTATTGAGATTTCTGAGTGTAAACCTATTTCTAAAACTAAGTTTTGGAAGTTTGTAAAGTTAGTAAGAAAATAA
- the rpmC gene encoding 50S ribosomal protein L29, which yields MKKQINSINIHLYEQLMSTLREEFNLKLQLFSGKLKKTHLLKSCRKKISKIKFLMNFNKVKTSD from the coding sequence ATGAAAAAACAAATTAATAGTATTAATATACATTTATATGAACAATTAATGTCTACATTAAGGGAAGAATTTAATTTAAAACTTCAATTGTTTTCAGGAAAGTTAAAAAAGACTCATTTGTTGAAATCTTGTAGAAAAAAAATATCTAAAATAAAGTTTTTAATGAATTTTAATAAGGTTAAAACAAGTGACTAA